A genomic segment from Amygdalobacter nucleatus encodes:
- the rpmH gene encoding 50S ribosomal protein L34 yields the protein MKMTFQPKKKQRSREHGFRKRMRTASGREVLRRRRQKGRKALTA from the coding sequence ATGAAAATGACGTTTCAACCAAAAAAGAAACAAAGAAGCCGCGAACATGGTTTCCGTAAACGTATGAGAACTGCTTCAGGTCGTGAAGTTTTACGCCGTCGCAGACAGAAGGGCCGTAAAGCTTTAACTGCGTAA